Proteins encoded within one genomic window of Glycine soja cultivar W05 chromosome 1, ASM419377v2, whole genome shotgun sequence:
- the LOC114419202 gene encoding uncharacterized protein LOC114419202 isoform X1 produces the protein MLVSLYVMLDFVLDFWTLLAASTGRKGMPSQEELVRGPVIHKEKKKAFQGLFSSVIKDFTSSKEKHVPLMEKEDPKESIWKLSAVFSHANFVCNDNVDKLTMDENQLELNIDDIGPEDHGEKRKEQTILGFLNKNKLPGTFQSLKGLL, from the exons ATGTTAGTCTCATTATACGTAATGCTTGACTTTGTTTTAGACTTTTGGACTCTGTTAGCTGCATCTACAGGAAGGAAAGGGATGCCATCACAAGAAGAGCTTGTTCGTGGCCCTGTAATCcataaggaaaagaaaaag GCATTCCAGGGTCTATTCAGCTCCGTCATCAAAGATTTTACTAGCAGTAAAGAAAAGCATGTGCCCCTTATGGAAAAAGAAGATCCCAAAGAAAGTATATGGAAACTCTCAGCAGTATTCTCACATGCAAACTTTGTATGTAATGATAATGTTGATAAGCTGACAATGGATGAAAATCAGCTTGAATTAAACATAG ATGACATTGGCCCAGAGGATCATGGAGAAAAACGCAAAGAACAAACCATATTGGGATTCCTTAATAAGAATAAATTGCCCGGCACATTTCAGTCTTTGAAAGGTTTGTTGTGA